The Osmia lignaria lignaria isolate PbOS001 chromosome 14, iyOsmLign1, whole genome shotgun sequence genome has a window encoding:
- the LOC117605671 gene encoding uncharacterized protein LOC117605671 isoform X7: MKGFVFLLIVTLLAHTHGAPSETSSWKDTVEQLQKEIRVKKDETIQRLHDWGSALLPNLDKLAGFGRNPQNSVKKESDRNEVRKPSNPFDLLPGNRWSSPYNRKNQGKNSESTNLKEKESTDEKFNQRNPYKRSSQENDPHNNRNPLDWIFNKKRPKQNNNESGEKDQPNKKDSSESSTSTDEISAAISHTRKQTNHKQREKNKNSAKNNNSSQDSSEKDSPNTKDSSELSNSIDQIRSSHSHSDKERDRKHQRNSQHDSKEKDTNEEEFKGFLTKVKEKVENATYIIQMLKHNKNNECRHLTPIEMYYRRLYEYNKARYIEWSKKLGIKKYILSHLKNLSIEKLLHICKIKKQINHEHRLILIKKCINVHLSINDTFEIVTEPPPLSPQDPTSWKCGKTTKPPWPVTQSTSTWQNNWSSSIEASSTMTKIPNTSRTKRSTQTQATEDSSVSSSSPNTVSSKEPTSTTTEEPRHSSNSTDSSSGQPTGPSQQTNTEEPTSPSQATGSTETRPSEEPTESSSLSSTGSSAGGPSSTESSGPPQSTSTEESTSPSQSTGSSETRPSERSTESSSLSSTRSSAGPSSSTTGGPSSAEPSGSSESTSTEEPTSQSQSTGSTGTIPCEEPTESSRLSSTGSSAGPSSPTTGGTSWTESSGPPQSTGTDESTSPSQSTGSTETRPSEEPTENSSLSSTGSSAGPSSSTTGGPSSAEPSDSPESTSTQEPTSQSQSTGSTETRPSEEPTESSSLSSTGSSAGPSSPTTGGTSWTESSGPPQSTGTDESTSPSQSTGSTETRPSEGPTESSSLSSTGSSAGPSTSTTEGPSSAEPSGSSESTSTEEPTSQSQSTGSTKTRPSEEPTESSSLSSTGSSAGPSSPTTGGTSSTESSGPPQSTGTDESTSPSQSTGSTETRPSEGPTESSSLSSTGSSAGPSSSTTGGPSSAEPSGSSESTSTEEPTSQSQSTGSTGTIPCEEPTESSSLSSTGSSAGPSSSTTGGSSSSEPSRSSESTSTDEPTSQSQSTGTTGTIPCEEPTESSSLSSIGSSAGRSSSTTGGPSSSEPSGSSESTSTVEPTRPSQSTGNTETRPSEEPTEISSLSSIGSSAGPSSSTSSGPSSSEPSRSSESTSTDEPTSQSQSTGTTGTPPCEEPTESSSLSSTGSPAGPSSSTTGGPSSAESSGPSESTSTEEPTSPSQSTGSTETSPPEEPTESSSLSSTGSSAGPSSSTTEGPSSAEPSGSSESTSTEEPTSQSQSTGSTETRPSEEPTESSSLSSTGSSAGPSSPTTGGTSSTESSGPPQSTGTDESTSPSQSTGNTETRPSEGPTESSSLSSTGSSAGPSSSTTGGPSSAEPSGSSESTSTEEPTSPSQSTGSTETRPSEEPTESSSLSSTGSSAGPSSSSTDGSSSTESSGPSESTSTEEPTSPSQSTGSTETPPPEEPTESSSLSSTGSSAGPSSSTTEGPSSAEPSGSSESTSTEEPTSQSQSTGSTETRPSEEPTESSSLSSTGSSAGPSSSTTGGPSSSEPSRSSESTSTDEPTSQSQSTGTTGTIPCEEPTESSSLSSIGSSAGPSSSTAGGPSSSEPSGSSESTSTVEPTRPSQSTGNTETRPSEEPTEISSLSSIGSSAGPSSSTSSGPSSSEPSGSSESTSTEEPTSQSRSTGSTGTIPCEEPTESSSLSSTGSSAGPSSSTTGGSSSSEPSRSSESTSTDEPTSQSQSTGTTGTLPCEEPTESSSLSSTGSPAGPSSSTTGGPSSAEPTDSAESTSTQEPTSQSQSTGSTETRPSEEPTESSSLSSTGSSAGPSSPTTGGTSSTESSGPPQSTGTDESTSPSQSTGSTETRPSEGPTESSSLSSTGSSAGPSSSTTGGPSSAEPSGSSESTSTEEPTSPSQSTGSTETRPSEEPTESTSLSSIIPSSVTTSGSTRSTSAEDSRDVSRPRRDTSSRAADGYVESTIQISTEMSGTTERQPQTTGSSNIPSSVTGRETSQSESTVASISTLEPAKSSSQSTEWLAESSTLSGTQTVSDVSTLASENIVISGNVEVAVESNIGGSSANKSIVESGTFNLTIEDVAKANITGFHINGSSIVMDGELIRTNGTGSHGVVIVDQIHISGSLDISVEEHNETILPNPGSLTSLGKNRTRIPGSGSPILQINETGGNVVSSNDLSRGSIALPITPSQGLESTVETQLNDLQTKTYVNNIQFTDENSVTVGKSIFAFGNDNNIRSNAALDTAVSRASASLQAAGGSNSDSSMKKVVVSVV, from the exons ATGAAAG GTTTCGTCTTCCTTCTAATTGTCACTTTACTTGCGCATACGCATGGTGCACCATCTGAAACCTCATCATGGAAAGACACGGTAGAACAATTGCAAAAGGAAATAAGGGTAAAAAAAGATGAAACTATTCAGCGACTTCACGACTGGGGCTCAGCACTATTGCCCAATCTCGACAAACTAGCAGGGTTTGGAAGAAATCCccaaaattctgtgaaaaaagaaagtgaTAGAAACGAGGTAAGGAAACCTTCAAATCCATTCGATTTACTGCCAGGAAACAGGTGGAGTTCCCCTTATAACCGAAAAAATCAGGGGAAGAATTCTGAGAGTACAAATTTGAAGGAGAAAGAATCCACGGATGAAAAGTTTAACCAACGAAACCCATACAAAAGAAGCTCTCAAGAAAATGATCCTCACAACAACAGAAATCCTCTCGACTGGATTTTTAATAAGAAGCGTCCAAAACAAAATAACAATGAATCAGGCGAAAAGGACCAACCCAATAAGAAAGACTCTTCAGAATCTTCAACTTCAACAGATGAAATCAGCGCAGCAATTTCACACACTCGCAAGCAAACAAATCAtaaacagagagaaaaaaataaaaacagcgCAAAAAACAATAACAGTTCACAGGATTCGAGTGAAAAGGATTCACCCAATACAAAGGATTCTTCAGAATTATCAAATTCAATTGATCAAATTAGATCCTCCCATTCACATTCTGATAAAGAAAGAGACAGAAAACATCAGAGAAATAGCCAACATGATTCAAAAGAAAAGGATACGAATGAGGAAGAATTCAAAGGATTCTTaacgaaagtaaaagaaaaagtgGAAAATGCTACGTATATAATACAAATGCTTAAACACAACAAGAACAACGAATGTAGACACCTTACACCAATAGAAATGTACTACAGAAGATTATACGAATATAACAAGGCTAGATACATTGAATGGAGCAAGAAACTGGGCATAAAAAAGTACATACTAagccatttaaaaaatttaagcaTAGAAAAACTGTTGCATATCtgcaaaataaagaaacaaatcaACCACGAGCATCGgctaattctaattaaaaaatgtattaatgtCCACCTCTCCATTAACGATACCTTCGAAATTGTGACAGAACCACCACCACTTTCACCACAAGATCCAACGTCCTGGAAGTgtggaaaaacaacaaaacctCCATGGCCAGTAACACAGTCCACTTCCACATGGCAAAATAATTGGAGCTCGAGCATAGAAGCTAGCAGCACAATGACAAAAATACCAAATACTTCACGGACAAAGCGAAGCACCCAAACACAGGCAACGGAGGACAGCAGCGTGAGCTCCAGTTCGCCCAACACcgtaagctcaaaggaaccaaCGTCCACCACAACGGAGGAACCAAGGCATTCCAGTAACAGTACCGACTCATCATCTGGACAACCAACCGGGCCCTCTCAGCAGACAAACACAGAAGAACCTACGAGCCCATCGCAGGCAACAGGCAGTACTGAAACACGGCCATCTGAGGAACCTACGGAGAGCTCCAGCTTGAGCAGCACTGGAAGTTCAGCTGGCGGACCATCGTCGACAGAATCATCCGGGCCCCCTCAGTCGACAAGTACAGAAGAATCTACGAGCCCATCACAGTCAACAGGCAGTAGCGAAACACGCCCATCTGAGAGATCTACGGAGAGCTCCAGCTTGAGCAGCACTAGAAGTTCTGCTGGACCCTCTTCCTCGACAACTGGAGGACCGTCATCGGCAGAACCATCGGGCTCTTCTGAGTCAACTAGTACAGAAGAACCTACTAGCCAATCGCAGTCAACAGGTAGTACTGGAACCATCCCGTGTGAAGAACCTACGGAAAGCTCCAGATTGAGCAGCACAGGAAGTTCAGCTGGACCTTCCTCTCCGACAACTGGCGGAACATCATGGACAGAATCATCCGGGCCCCCCCAGTCGACAGGTACAGATGAATCTACGAGCCCATCACAGTCAACAGGCAGTACCGAAACACGCCCATCTGAGGAACCTACAGAGAACTCCAGCTTGAGCAGCACTGGAAGTTCAGCTGGACCTTCTTCCTCTACAACTGGCGGACCATCATCGGCAGAACCATCGGACTCCCCTGAGTCAACTAGTACACAAGAACCTACTAGCCAATCGCAGTCAACAGGCAGTACCGAAACGCGCCCATCCGAGGAACCTACGGAGAGCTCCAGCTTGAGTAGCACTGGAAGTTCAGCTGGACCTTCCTCTCCGACAACTGGCGGAACATCATGGACAGAATCATCCGGGCCCCCCCAGTCGACAGGTACAGATGAATCTACGAGCCCATCACAGTCAACAGGCAGTACCGAAACACGCCCATCTGAGGGACCTACGGAGAGCTCCAGCTTGAGCAGCACTGGAAGTTCTGCTGGACCTTCTACCTCGACAACTGAAGGACCGTCATCGGCAGAACCATCAGGTTCTTCTGAGTCAACTAGTACAGAAGAACCTACTAGCCAATCGCAGTCAACAGGCAGTACCAAAACGCGCCCATCTGAGGAACCTACGGAGAGCTCCAGCTTGAGTAGCACTGGAAGTTCAGCTGGACCTTCCTCTCCGACAACTGGCGGAACATCATCGACAGAATCATCCGGGCCCCCCCAGTCGACAGGTACAGATGAATCTACGAGCCCATCACAGTCAACAGGCAGTACCGAAACACGCCCATCTGAGGGACCTACGGAGAGCTCCAGCTTGAGCAGCACTGGAAGTTCTGCTGGACCTTCATCCTCGACAACTGGAGGACCGTCATCGGCAGAACCATCGGGCTCCTCTGAGTCAACTAGTACAGAAGAACCTACTAGCCAATCGCAGTCAACAGGTAGTACTGGAACCATCCCGTGTGAGGAACCTACGGAAAGCTCCAGCTTGAGCAGCACAGGAAGTTCAGCTGGACCTTCTTCCTCTACAACTGGAGGATCATCATCGTCAGAACCATCGCGGTCCTCTGAGTCAACTAGTACAGACGAACCTACTAGCCAGTCGCAGTCAACGGGTACTACTGGAACCATCCCGTGTGAGGAACCTACGGAGAGCTCCAGCTTGAGCAGCATTGGTAGTTCTGCTGGACGTTCTTCCTCGACAACTGGAGGACCATCATCGTCAGAACCATCGGGGTCCTCTGAGTCAACAAGTACGGTAGAACCTACGAGGCCATCACAGTCAACAGGCAATACCGAAACCCGCCCATCTGAGGAACCTACGGAGATCTCCAGTTTGAGCAGCATTGGTAGTTCTGCTGGACCTTCTTCCTCTACAAGTAGCGGACCATCATCGTCAGAACCATCGCGGTCCTCTGAGTCAACTAGTACAGACGAACCTACTAGCCAATCGCAGTCAACGGGTACTACTGGGACCCCCCCATGTGAGGAACCTACGGAGAGCTCCAGCTTGAGCAGCACTGGAAGTCCAGCTGGACCTTCTTCCTCTACAACTGGCGGACCATCATCGGCAGAATCATCCGGACCCTCCGAGTCGACAAGTACAGAAGAACCTACAAGCCCATCGCAATCAACAGGCAGTACCGAAACCAGCCCACCTGAGGAACCTACGGAGAGCTCCAGCTTGAGCAGCACTGGAAGTTCTGCTGGACCTTCTTCCTCGACAACTGAAGGACCGTCATCGGCGGAACCATCAGGTTCTTCTGAGTCAACTAGTACAGAAGAACCTACTAGCCAATCGCAGTCAACAGGCAGTACCGAAACGCGCCCATCTGAGGAACCTACGGAGAGCTCCAGCTTGAGTAGCACTGGAAGTTCAGCTGGACCTTCCTCTCCGACAACTGGCGGAACATCATCGACAGAATCATCCGGGCCCCCCCAGTCGACAGGTACAGATGAATCTACGAGCCCATCACAGTCAACAGGCAATACCGAAACACGCCCATCTGAGGGACCTACGGAGAGCTCCAGCTTGAGCAGCACTGGAAGTTCTGCTGGACCTTCTTCCTCGACAACTGGAGGACCGTCATCGGCAGAACCATCGGGCTCTTCTGAGTCAACTAGTACAGAAGAACCTACTAGCCCATCACAGTCAACAGGCAGTACCGAAACGCGCCCATCTGAGGAACCTACGGAGAGCTCCAGCTTGAGCAGCACTGGAAGTTCAGCTGGACCTTCTTCTTCGTCAACTGACGGATCATCATCGACAGAATCATCCGGACCCTCTGAGTCGACAAGTACAGAAGAACCTACAAGCCCATCGCAGTCAACAGGCAGTACCGAAACGCCCCCACCTGAGGAACCTACGGAGAGCTCCAGCTTGAGCAGCACTGGAAGTTCAGCTGGACCTTCTTCCTCGACAACTGAAGGACCGTCATCGGCAGAACCATCAGGTTCTTCTGAGTCAACTAGTACAGAAGAAC CTACTAGCCAATCGCAGTCAACAGGCAGTACCGAAACGCGCCCATCTGAGGAACCTACGGAGAGCTCCAGCTTGAGCAGCACTGGAAGTTCAGCTGGACCTTCTTCCTCTACAACTGGCGGACCATCATCGTCAGAACCATCGCGGTCCTCTGAGTCAACTAGTACAGACGAACCTACTAGCCAGTCGCAGTCAACGGGTACTACTGGAACCATCCCGTGTGAGGAACCTACGGAGAGCTCCAGCTTGAGCAGCATTGGTAGTTCTGCTGGACCTTCTTCCTCGACAGCTGGAGGACCATCATCGTCAGAACCATCGGGGTCCTCTGAGTCAACAAGTACGGTAGAACCTACGAGGCCATCACAGTCAACAGGCAATACCGAAACCCGCCCATCTGAGGAACCTACGGAGATCTCCAGTTTGAGCAGCATTGGTAGTTCTGCTGGACCTTCTTCCTCTACAAGTAGCGGACCATCATCGTCAGAACCATCGGGCTCCTCTGAGTCAACTAGTACAGAAGAACCTACTAGCCAGTCGCGGTCAACAGGTAGTACTGGAACCATCCCGTGTGAGGAACCTACGGAAAGCTCCAGCTTGAGCAGCACAGGAAGTTCAGCTGGACCTTCTTCCTCTACAACTGGAGGATCATCATCGTCAGAACCATCGCGGTCCTCTGAGTCAACTAGTACAGACGAACCTACTAGCCAATCGCAGTCAACGGGTACTACTGGGACCCTCCCATGTGAGGAACCTACGGAGAGCTCCAGCTTGAGCAGCACTGGAAGTCCAGCTGGACCTTCTTCCTCTACAACTGGCGGACCATCATCGGCAGAACCAACGGACTCCGCTGAGTCAACTAGTACACAAGAACCTACTAGCCAATCGCAGTCAACAGGCAGTACCGAAACGCGCCCATCTGAGGAACCTACGGAGAGCTCCAGCTTGAGTAGCACTGGAAGTTCAGCTGGACCTTCCTCTCCGACAACTGGCGGAACATCATCGACAGAATCATCCGGGCCCCCCCAGTCGACAGGTACAGATGAATCTACGAGCCCATCACAGTCAACAGGCAGTACCGAAACACGCCCATCTGAGGGACCGACGGAGAGCTCCAGCTTGAGCAGCACTGGAAGTTCTGCTGGACCTTCTTCCTCGACAACTGGAGGACCGTCATCGGCAGAACCATCGGGCTCTTCTGAGTCAACTAGTACAGAAGAACCTACTAGCCCATCACAGTCAACAGGCAGTACCGAAACGCGCCCATCTGAGGAAC CTACGGAGAGCACCAGCTTGAGCAGTATTATACCATCCTCGGTAACTACTAGTGGTAGTACTCGTTCTACAAGTGCCGAAGATTCTAGGGATGTTTCTCGACCACGACGAGACACGTCATCGCGCGCTGCTGATGGTTATGTGGAAAGCACAATCCAAATCTCGACTGAGATGTCTGGCACTACCGAGCGTCAACCGCAGACTACAGGCAGTAGCAATATTCCTTCATCGGTGACTGGTCGTGAAACGTCACAATCTGAAAGTACCGTGGCATCTATTAGTACTTTGGAGCCGGCAAAGAGTTCTTCACAATCTACTGAGTGGCTTGCCGAAAGCTCTACCTTAAGTGGTACGCAAACTGTATCCGATGTTTCAACGTTGGCATCCGAAAATATTGTTATATCTGGTAACGTAGAAGTTGCTGTTGAGAGCAATATTGGCGGCAGCTCTGCTAATAAGAGCATAGTGGAATCTGGTACTTTTAATCTAACAATAGAGGACGTTGCGAAAGCCAATATAACTGGTTTTCATATTAACGGATCTTCTATTGTAATGGACGGAGAGTTGATTAGAACGAATGGTACAGGATCTCACGGAGTTGTTATTGTGGACCAAATTCATATTTCTGGCAGTCTTGATATTAGTGTTGAGGAACACAATGAGACCATTTTGCCTAATCCCGGTAGTTTGACGAGTTTGGGTAAGAACAGAACCAGGATACCTGGATCAGGGTCACCTATATTACAAATTAATGAAACCGGTGGGAATGTTGTTTCTTCCAATGATCTGTCGAGGGGATCTATAGCACTCCCTATTACCCCTTCACAAGGTTTGGAATCAACTGTGGAAACACAGCTAAATGATTTACAGACGAAGACATATGTGAATAATATACAATTTACTGACGAGAATTCGGTAACTGTGGGGAAAAGTATATTCGCTTTtggtaatgataataatattaggAGTAATGCTGCACTCGATACAGCTGTTTCTAGAGCATCAGCGTCACTTCAGGCAGCTGGAGGTTCCAATTCAGATTCTTCCATGAAGAAGGTCGTCGTTTCCGTtgtatag